The sequence CTTGCCCACCCCGCCGGTGATCCCCTGGATGAAGCGATCCAGGAAGAAGTTGTAGAGGATCGCCACCGGCAGCCCGACCAGCAGGGCGGCCCCCATCAGCGAGCCCCAGTAGTACACGTCGCCCCGGATCAATTCCGTGGGCACGCCCACCGGCACCGGCTTCTGGTCTCCGGGGGCCACGAAGGCGAGGCCGTAGAGGAAGTCCTGCATCGATAGCGTGAAGGCGAAGATCACCGCGGTGAGCACGCCCGGCACGCTCACCGGCAAAACGACCCGCAGGAAGGCGCCCAGGAAGCCGCAGCCGTCTACCCGGGCCGCCTCCTCCATCTCCATCGGGACCGTCTTGAAGAAGCCCATCATGAGCCAGGTGCAGAACGGGATCGTGAAGGTCGGGTACACCACCACCAGTGCCCACCACGAGTCCTGCAGCCCGAGCGAGGCCACCACCCGCGAGAGCGGGATGAACAGGATGATGGGCGGCACCAGGTAGCTCATGAAGATCCCGATCCCGGTATTCTCCGCGCCGGGCAGCCGCAGCCGGGCCAGCGCGTAGCCGGCCGGCACCGCGGTCAGCAGCGTGATGACCGCGACCCACGCCGAGATCGTCATCGTGTTGATGATCCAGGCCCCGTAGTTGGTCTGGTAGAAGAGGGTCTTGAAGTGCTCCATGGTCGGGGCCAGGTTGAACCAGAACGGGATGTTGTCCATCCGGTACAGGTCCGGGTCCTGCTTGAAGGCGGTGATGGCCATCCAGTAGATGGGAAACACCGCGATCACCACGAACGGGATGACGCCGAGGTAGATCAACACGTGCCGGCGCCACTCCTTCTGCCGCGCCGTCCGGGGTCGGGCCAGGATGCTAGTACTCACGGCGCTTCAGATTCCGCAGAAAGATGAACATGGCGGGAGCGAGGAGCGGGACCAGGAACAGGGCGACGGCGGCGCCGCGTCCGAGGTTTCCGGCCTGGATCCCGACCTGGTAGGCGAGCACGGGCAGGATCTGGGTCGCGTTGCCCGGGCCACCCTGGGTCAGGATGTAGACGACCGAGAGGTCGGACAGGGTGAAGACAGTGTCGAAGAGGAAGCCGACCATGAGGATGGGAAAGATCATCGGCACCACCACGTTGCGGAAACTCTGGAAGAACGTGCAGCCGTCCACCTTGGCCGCGTCCAGTACCTCGTTCGGCACCGAGGTGAACCCAGCGAGCAGGACGATGGCCGAGAACGGGAAGGTGCGCCAGACGTTCACGAGGATGCAGGCGAGCAGGGCGAGCCGCGGGTCACCGAGCCACACCGGCCAGGCGTCGGTCCCGTATTGTCCGATGAGCCCCACCCGGCTGAGCACCCAGTTGAACACGCTGAACTGGGAGTCGTACATCCACTTCCAGCCGAGCACGCTGATGGCGACCGGCAGGGTGAAGGGAATCACCACGAGCGCGCGGACGAGCTTCTTGCCGCGGAAGTTCTGGAGCAGGAGGAACGCCAGGCTCGTGCCGAGGATGCTCTTGAGAATCGCGGCCACCACGAAAAAGACCACGCTGTTCCGCAGCGCGATCCAGAACGTGTCCATCTCCAGTGCGGCCTTGAAGTTCTCGAGGCCGACGAAGCCGGCGACCTGCTCTCCCACGTTCGCGTCGCTGACCGCCAGGTAGAGCGAAAACAGGAACGGCACCGCCACCAGCAGGGACACGTACAGGGCGGCCGGGGCGAGCAGGGCATATCCGAAGCCGAGCCGGCGGGCGCTCTGGGTCCGGAACCATCCACCCGCCCGGGGAACGGCCTCCAGAGAAACAGCGACCCGGGCGCTCTTCGCGCCCGGGTCGCCGGCCTGAGCGCTCGGTGTCATGCGCGCTTGTGCTTGGCGAAGATCCGCTGATACTCGCCCAGGCCCCACTTGATGGTGTCCTCGACGCTCTGGCCCCGGGCCACCCGCGTGAAGATGTCCGGAAGCACATAGAGGTTGGCCACCTCCTGGATCTGGGTCGTATACGGGCCGGGATGGCCGAAGAAGGCCACGATCTTCGGGAAATCCTGGAGCACTTGCAGTTTCGGGTCAGTGCCGAGCACCGGCATCGGCTTCTGAGCGGTGTCGTTCAGGAACGGCATGTTGTAGCCGGTGCTCTCGATCATGCCCTGCTTGTCGTTGTCCATGAGGTGGACAAGGAACTCCTTGGCCGCGGCCTGGTTCTTGGAGAACTTCCACGCCATGAACACGTTCGGGGCGGCCACGCTCACCCGCTTGCCTCCCGGGCCGGCCGGCTCCATTCCGACGTAAGCGTTCTTGAACACGGAAGGGTTCGTGCTCTCGGTGGTCCGGTAGGCCGAGATCGCGTCGTGGATCCAGCACGCGATGCCGGAGGCCAGGTAGCGGTTGTCGGAGGCGTCGTCCCAGGAGAACACCTCCGGGGTCATGCCTTCGTCGAAGAGGGCCTTGGCGAACTTCAGGGCCTCGCGCATCTCCTTGGAGTCGATGGTGGGATTCTCGCCGGACGCGTCGGTCTCGCTCCCGCCGAAGCTGAACAGGAGCGACCGCCAGTTGAGGTTGGCGTCGTTGCAGTGGGAGAGCTGGATACCGGTCGGGTGTCCCTTGGCCTTGAGCGTCCGCGCGGCAACCCGCGCTGCCTCCCAGGTGTCGGGCGGCTTGAGCCCGGCCTGGTCGAAGAGGTCCTTCCGCCACAGCATGGGCAGGAGGATGTAGTACAGGGGGATGGCATAGATCCGGCCCTCGACCTCGATCGGCGACTTTGCGGCCGGGATCCATCCGCCGTGCTTCTTGCCGAGCTGTTCGTAGATGTCGGTGAGGTCCACGAGGTTCTTGAAGTAGATCCGCGTGAGAATGGTGGCGCCGTTGAAGATGAGATCGTGGCCCGCCCCCGCGGCGAACTCCGCGGCCATCCGGGCCGGGATCTCGAGGTGGGGGATGTGGTCGACGCGCACCTTCACCCCGTTCTTCTCCCCCCAATCGGCCGCGAACTTGTCGAACCAGGTGTCGTAGGCGGGGATGAAATGGCTCCAGGTGAGGATGCGCAGGTTGCTGCCCTTGATCTGGGCCGGAGCCTGCCGGGCAGCCAGCATGGTGGCCAGCGACCCGCCGGCCAACCCCAGGCCGGTGGTGCGGACGAACTGGCGACGAGTCACCGAGAATCGAGCACGATCGTGAGCGGATGGAGTCATGCGCTCTACCTCCTGATAGAGAGGCCGACGGTCGGGAACGGTGAGTAGCGTCGTACTGTCGGAAGTAACCTCCAAGCGGGCGGTGCGCCCGCCGACTACAGCAGCCCAGGATCGGAAACGGAAGCCCGGATCGTGACGGGGCCCAGGGGGGGCCCCTCGTCCCCACCGCATACGTGGGATTACGAGGGGGGTACCACTCTCACAGGGAGGTTGTCAAGCAGGGACTGCTCGGAGCCCCTCGAACCGACGATCCTTCAGATCAGCTGGGCGATCGCCCGCCCCACGTCCGCGGTGGTGGCGGTGCCTCCGAGGTCCCGGGTGAGTCCCTTACCGCCTTCCACCAGCCGCTCGATCGCGGCCACCACCGCGGCGGCCGCCTCGGGATGGCCGAGATGCTCGAGCATCATGGCGCCGGTCCAGATCTGGGCGATCGGGTTGGCGATGCCCTTGCCGGCGATGTCGGGGGCCGAGCCGTGCACCGGCTCGAACATGGAGGGATATTCCTTCTCGGGATTGATGTTGCCGCCCGGGGCGATCCCGATCGACCCGGCGATGGCCGGCCCCAGGTCGGACAGGATGTCGCCGAAGAGGTTCGAGGCCACGACCACGTCGAACCAGTCCGGGTGCTGGACGAAGTGGGCGGTCAGGATGTCGATGTGGTACTGGCTCGTCTTCACGTCGGGGTAGCTCCGGGCCATGGCCGCGAAGCGCTCGTCCCAGTACGGCATGCTGTGGATGATGCCGTTGGACTTCGTGGCCGAGGTGACCTGTCGGCGCGGGCGCTTCCGGGCCAGCTCGAACGCGTAGCGCAGAACGCGGTCGCAGCCTCGGCGCGTGAACACCGCCTGCTGCACCGCCAGCTCGTGCGGGGTGTCACGGTAGAGGCGGCCGCCGATCTCCGAGTACTCGCCCTCGTTGTTCTCGCGCACGATCATCATGTCGATGTCGGACGGGCCCCGCCCGGCGAGCGGCGAGCGCACCCCGCGCAGGAGCCGCACCGGGCGCAGGTTCACGTACTGATGGAACTCGCGCCGGATCGGGATCAGCAGGCCCCAGAGCGACACGTGGTCGGGCACGCCGGGAAAGCCCACCGCGCCCAGGTAGATGGCGTCGAAGGGCCGGAGCTGCGCGAGGCCGTCCTCGGGCATCATGCGCCCGGTGCGCGTGTAGGATTCGCAGCTCCAGTCGAACTGCGTCCACACGAAGTCCACCCCGAAGCGGCGGCCGGCCGCCTCGAGCACCCGCATGCCTTCCGGAAGCACTTCCTTGCCGATCCCGTCGCCGGGAATGACCGCGATCCGGTGCGTCATGCCAGAGCCTCCTCAACGCTGAGAGATGATGACCTG is a genomic window of Candidatus Methylomirabilota bacterium containing:
- a CDS encoding extracellular solute-binding protein, with translation MTPSAHDRARFSVTRRQFVRTTGLGLAGGSLATMLAARQAPAQIKGSNLRILTWSHFIPAYDTWFDKFAADWGEKNGVKVRVDHIPHLEIPARMAAEFAAGAGHDLIFNGATILTRIYFKNLVDLTDIYEQLGKKHGGWIPAAKSPIEVEGRIYAIPLYYILLPMLWRKDLFDQAGLKPPDTWEAARVAARTLKAKGHPTGIQLSHCNDANLNWRSLLFSFGGSETDASGENPTIDSKEMREALKFAKALFDEGMTPEVFSWDDASDNRYLASGIACWIHDAISAYRTTESTNPSVFKNAYVGMEPAGPGGKRVSVAAPNVFMAWKFSKNQAAAKEFLVHLMDNDKQGMIESTGYNMPFLNDTAQKPMPVLGTDPKLQVLQDFPKIVAFFGHPGPYTTQIQEVANLYVLPDIFTRVARGQSVEDTIKWGLGEYQRIFAKHKRA
- a CDS encoding tartrate dehydrogenase codes for the protein MTHRIAVIPGDGIGKEVLPEGMRVLEAAGRRFGVDFVWTQFDWSCESYTRTGRMMPEDGLAQLRPFDAIYLGAVGFPGVPDHVSLWGLLIPIRREFHQYVNLRPVRLLRGVRSPLAGRGPSDIDMMIVRENNEGEYSEIGGRLYRDTPHELAVQQAVFTRRGCDRVLRYAFELARKRPRRQVTSATKSNGIIHSMPYWDERFAAMARSYPDVKTSQYHIDILTAHFVQHPDWFDVVVASNLFGDILSDLGPAIAGSIGIAPGGNINPEKEYPSMFEPVHGSAPDIAGKGIANPIAQIWTGAMMLEHLGHPEAAAAVVAAIERLVEGGKGLTRDLGGTATTADVGRAIAQLI
- a CDS encoding sugar ABC transporter permease, whose product is MTPSAQAGDPGAKSARVAVSLEAVPRAGGWFRTQSARRLGFGYALLAPAALYVSLLVAVPFLFSLYLAVSDANVGEQVAGFVGLENFKAALEMDTFWIALRNSVVFFVVAAILKSILGTSLAFLLLQNFRGKKLVRALVVIPFTLPVAISVLGWKWMYDSQFSVFNWVLSRVGLIGQYGTDAWPVWLGDPRLALLACILVNVWRTFPFSAIVLLAGFTSVPNEVLDAAKVDGCTFFQSFRNVVVPMIFPILMVGFLFDTVFTLSDLSVVYILTQGGPGNATQILPVLAYQVGIQAGNLGRGAAVALFLVPLLAPAMFIFLRNLKRREY
- a CDS encoding carbohydrate ABC transporter permease, which codes for MSTSILARPRTARQKEWRRHVLIYLGVIPFVVIAVFPIYWMAITAFKQDPDLYRMDNIPFWFNLAPTMEHFKTLFYQTNYGAWIINTMTISAWVAVITLLTAVPAGYALARLRLPGAENTGIGIFMSYLVPPIILFIPLSRVVASLGLQDSWWALVVVYPTFTIPFCTWLMMGFFKTVPMEMEEAARVDGCGFLGAFLRVVLPVSVPGVLTAVIFAFTLSMQDFLYGLAFVAPGDQKPVPVGVPTELIRGDVYYWGSLMGAALLVGLPVAILYNFFLDRFIQGITGGVGK